A region from the bacterium genome encodes:
- a CDS encoding restriction endonuclease codes for MKISKKYSHLNGEEYLIVHHKKLYKEIKDVISSIDAGKFKTKISKEKTMKGTKLYSPVDLNKEFDKEFQKRKWKEGRYSYYITLDRGLMEKTVTMPVSDQKKFLIENGEKEPIYSYNQTDFVKDKLAVEVQFGKYSFVAYDLFVKHMLFYSGGVINLGIEILPTKKMQSQMSSGVAYYEGEVYNVMRQGRNSPPVPLLILGIEP; via the coding sequence ATGAAAATATCAAAAAAATATTCGCATTTAAATGGCGAAGAATATTTAATTGTTCACCACAAAAAATTATACAAAGAAATTAAAGATGTTATTTCTTCAATAGATGCTGGAAAATTTAAGACAAAGATCAGTAAAGAAAAAACAATGAAAGGAACTAAACTTTATAGTCCAGTTGACTTGAACAAAGAATTTGATAAAGAATTTCAAAAAAGGAAATGGAAAGAAGGCCGTTACTCTTATTACATCACATTAGATCGGGGTTTAATGGAAAAAACAGTAACAATGCCAGTAAGTGACCAGAAAAAATTTTTAATTGAGAATGGTGAAAAAGAACCCATTTATAGTTACAACCAAACTGATTTTGTTAAAGATAAATTAGCTGTTGAAGTCCAATTTGGTAAATACTCATTTGTAGCATACGATTTATTTGTAAAACATATGCTGTTTTATTCTGGTGGTGTCATTAATTTGGGAATAGAAATTTTACCAACAAAAAAAATGCAGTCACAAATGTCAAGCGGTGTCGCATATTATGAAGGCGAAGTCTACAATGTGATGAGACAAGGAAGGAATAGTCCACCTGTTCCTTTATTGATATTGGGAATTGAACCTTAA